In a single window of the Coffea eugenioides isolate CCC68of chromosome 3, Ceug_1.0, whole genome shotgun sequence genome:
- the LOC113766712 gene encoding peroxidase 44-like produces MKIIFFLLSFTIFELSSAQLRVGFYSSSCPRAESIVKQVVQKRFRTDRSITAALLRMHFHDCFVRGCDASILIDSTKSKSSEKDAGPNLTVRGFELIDEAKRNLEAACPSSVSCADIITLATRDAVALAGGPAYNVPTGRRDGQVSDSSEVNLPGPSLSISDAAQFFTAKGLTLNDMVVLLGAHTVGVAHCGFFRDRLFDFQGRGKPDPTMDPALAARLLRICGTQSRPLNRDPTIFLDQNTSFIVDKQFYNQIKSGKGIMQIDQELALDKLSAPLVSRLAANDALFQQSFANAMIKMGRVEVLVGRAGEIRKNCRVFNPTKPKGRTG; encoded by the exons ATGAAGATCATCTTTTTTTTACTCTCTTTTACTATTTTTGAGCTCTCCTCTGCCCAGCTTCGAGTTGGTTTCTATAGTTCTTCATGTCCACGAGCAGAGTCGATTGTTAAACAAGTTGTGCAAAAACGGTTTCGCACGGATCGTTCAATAACAGCTGCTTTGCTCCGAATGCACTTTCATGACTGCTTTGTTAGG GGTTGTGATGCATCAATATTGATAGATTCCACCAAGTCCAAGTCATCGGAGAAAGATGCCGGACCAAACCTAACCGTAAGAGGATTTGAGCTAATTGACGAAGCCAAGAGAAATCTAGAGGCTGCTTGCCCTTCATCTGTCTCCTGTGCCGATATCATAACATTAGCAACCCGCGATGCAGTCGCATTAGCCGGTGGCCCTGCTTATAATGTGCCAACAGGCAGGCGAGACGGGCAAGTTTCCGACTCCTCCGAAGTAAATCTGCCAGGACCTAGCCTTTCCATATCAGATGCAGCACAATTCTTCACCGCCAAAGGGCTAACACTCAATGACATGGTGGTCCTTTTGGGTGCACATACAGTTGGAGTTGCACATTGCGGTTTCTTCCGAGACCGGCTCTTTGATTTTCAGGGCAGAGGGAAACCTGATCCTACTATGGACCCTGCATTGGCTGCTAGACTCCTGAGGATCTGCGGTACACAATCCAGGCCATTGAATAGGGATCCAACAATTTTTTTGGACCAGAATACATCCTTCATTGTTGATAAGCAGTTCTATAATCAAATAAAGTCTGGGAAAGGGATCATGCAGATCGATCAAGAACTTGCCTTGGATAAGCTAAGTGCTCCTCTGGTCTCAAGATTGGCTGCCAATGACGCCCTATTTCAACAAAGTTTTGCAAATGCTATGATCAAGATGGGACGCGTTGAAGTCCTTGTTGGAAGAGCTggagaaattaggaaaaattgtaGAGTTTTTAACCCAACAAAGCCTAAGGGCAGAACTGGCTAA